A section of the Papio anubis isolate 15944 chromosome 4, Panubis1.0, whole genome shotgun sequence genome encodes:
- the LOC101013299 gene encoding CDGSH iron-sulfur domain-containing protein 2 → MVLESVARIVKVQLPAYLKRLPVPESITGFARLTVSEWLRLLPFLGVLALLGYLAVRPFLQKKKQQKDSLINLKIQKENPKVVNEINIEDLCLAKAAYCRCWRSKTFPACDGSHNKHNELTGDNVGPLILKKKEV, encoded by the coding sequence ATGGTGCTGGAGAGCGTGGCCCGCATCGTGAAGGTGCAGCTCCCCGCATATCTGAAGCGGCTCCCAGTTCCTGAAAGCATTACCGGGTTCGCTAGGCTCACAGTTTCAGAATGGCTTCGGTTATTGCCTTTCCTTGGTGTACTCGCACTTCTTGGCTACCTTGCAGTTCGTCCATTCCTccagaagaaaaaacaacagaagGATAGCTTGATTAatcttaaaatacaaaaggaaaatccGAAAGTagtgaatgaaataaacattGAGGATTTGTGTCTTGCTAAAGCAGCTTATTGCAGGTGTTGGCGTTCTAAAACGTTTCCTGCCTGCGATGGTTCACATAATAAACACAATGAATTGACAGGAGATAATGTGGGTCCACTAATactgaagaagaaagaagtataa